A stretch of Sebastes fasciatus isolate fSebFas1 chromosome 19, fSebFas1.pri, whole genome shotgun sequence DNA encodes these proteins:
- the ppef2b gene encoding serine/threonine-protein phosphatase with EF-hands 2, whose product MVDGNVSLSLYNFFGFLMDHFTPASSEKWERYFCYKSIEVSDSYTGPHLTFPMTFCGVSKLVEAFKHKQVIKCLHATPSRLPYAVCNSRPLLDTSCSDILSHILFIALETCHKYEYIIHPLPGDLHGHLEDLLLIFYKNGLPSSEKPYVFNGDFVDRGKHSLEILLILFGFLLVYPNDVHLNRGNHEDHIVNLRYGFTKEVLGKYRMHGKKILKLLQKIFSWLPLATVIDNKVLIVHGGISDATDLDTIARADRHRYVSVLRPPKPTHRVVNGSRTQTMNNRNGEAVGPVDGRRRVCSLTHPGSAPALRHDLPRRSLHNAPMSSNWSVEEELKRRRRQAGFDQSYGELKKSDSDSDPDSGETTETDVDEWKQIVDVLWSDPMPQNGCIPNEVRGGGCYWGPDVTEEVLGRHNLQLLIRSHECKQEGYEFCHNRKVLTIFSASNYYEVGSNRGAYIRMGPDLVPHFIQYQASRTSIELSLRQSVGWTERSALRALREQLFVHKSDLISAFQEFDPNHKGMISLRNWASATERVLNLGLPWRVLRPQLVSSTQYGMVDYQLWIRELSINEPKLEISDNSILETMYKNHSNLETIFRIIDTDHSGLISFEEFRQTLKLLSSHLKTEISDEAIADLAQSIDFNKDGSIDINEFMEAFRLVDISAHT is encoded by the exons ATGgtggatggcaatgtcagtctgtCG ctctACAATTTTTTTGGCTTCCTGATGGACCACTTCACCCCAGCCAGCAGTGAAA AATGGGAGAGATATTTTTGCTACAAGAGCATTGAGGTAAGCGATAGCTACACCGGCCCCCATCTGACCTTCCCCATGACCTTCTGTGGGGTGTCGAAGCTGGTGGAGGCCTTCAAGCACAAACAAGTAA TAAAGTGTCTGCATGCCACACCAAGCAGATTACCATATGCGGTATGCAACAGCAGGCCTCTCCTGGACACATCTTGCTCTGATATTTTGTCTCACATTCTTTTTATTGCCCTTGAAACATGTCACAAATATGAATACATTATTCATCCCTTGCCAGGAGATTTACATGGCCACCTTGAAGACCTGCTGTTGATATTCTATAAG AACGGTTTACCGTCCTCCGAGAAACCGTATGTCTTCAACGGAGACTTTGTGGATCGTGGTAAACACTCCTTAGAGATCCTGCTCATCCTGTTTGGTTTCCTGCTGGTCTATCCCAATGATGTTCATCTGAACAGAGGCAACCATGAGGACCACATTGTTAACCTGAG ATATGGTTTCACTAAAGAAGTTTTGGGAAAATATAGG ATGCATGGCAAGAAGATCCTAAAGCTTCTCCAGAAGATTTTCAGCTGGCTGCCTCTAGCCACCGTGATTGATAACAAGGTGCTGATTGTGCATGGTGGGATCTCTGACGCGACAGACCTCGACACGATAGCCAGAGCGGACAGACACAGA TATGTGTCGGTTCTCAGGCCTCCTAAGCCGACCCATCGTGTAGTAAATGGCAGTAGGACTCAGACGATGAACAACAGGAACGGGGAGGCCGTTGGACCAGTGGACGGCCGGCGTCGAGTGTGTTCTCTGACTCACCCCGGCTCGGCCCCGGCTCTCAGGCACGACCTCCCGCGGCGATCGCTCCACAACGCACCCATGAGCAGCAACTGGTCGGTGGAAGAGGAGCTGAAAAGGAGGCGCAGACAGGCTGGGTTTGACCAGTCCTACGGAGAACTGAAGAAGTCTGACTCTGACTCAGACCCGGATTCTGGAGAAACAACAGAGACAGATGTGGATGAGTGGAAACAA ATAGTGGACGTGTTGTGGAGTGACCCAATGCCACAAAATGGCTGCATTCCCAATGAGGTGCGAGGCGGAGGCTGCTACTGGGGTCCAGATGTCACTGAGGAAGTGCTGGGAAGACACAACCTCCAGCTCCTCATCCGGTCCCATGAGTGCAAACAGGAGGGCTATGAGTTCTGCCACAATCGCAAG GTGCTGACTATATTTTCAGCGTCTAACTACTACGAGGTGGGCAGCAACAGAGGAGCGTACATCAGAATGGGACCCGATCTGGTCCCCCACTTCATTCAGTATCAGGCCAGCAGGACATCCATAGAGCTCAGCCTGAGACAGAG TGTCGGGTGGACAGAGAGATCGGCTCTGCGAGCTCTGAGGGAGCAACTGTTTGTACATAAGTCGGATCTCATCAGTGCCTTCCAGGAGTTTGATCCAAACCACAAAG gGATGATTTCTCTAAGGAACTGGGCCAGTGCCACTGAGAGAGTACTGAATCTGGGTCTGCCCTGGAGGGTGCTGCGCCCTCAGCTTGTCAGCAGCACCCAGTATGGCATGGTGGACTACCAGCTGTGGATAAGGGAGCTCTCCATCAACGAGCCCAAACTAGAG ATCTCAGATAACAGCATCCTGGAGACGATGTACAAAAACCATTCCAACCTGGAAACCATCTTCCGAATTATAGACACAGATCACTCAG GTTTGATCTCTTTCGAGGAGTTTCGTCAGACCTTGAAACTCCTGAGCTCTCATCTTAAGACGGAGATCAGTGACGAGGCCATCGCAGACCTGGCCCAGAGCATCGACTTCAACAAGGACGGGAGCATCGATATCAATGAGTTCATGGAGGCTTTCCGGTTGGTGGACATCTCTGCACACACCTGA